The following coding sequences lie in one Klebsiella huaxiensis genomic window:
- the hpaH gene encoding 2-oxo-hept-4-ene-1,7-dioate hydratase, whose translation MLDKQTHTLIAQRLNQAEKQREQIRAISLDHPTITIEDAYAVQREWVKMKIAEGRVLKGHKIGLTSKAMQASSQISEPDYGALLDDMFFHDGGDIPTDRFIVPRIEVELAFVLAKPLRGPNCTLFDVYNATDYVIPALELIDARCHNIDPETQRPRKVFDTISDNAANAGVILGGRPIKPDELDLRWISALLYRNGVIEETGVAAGVLNHPANGVAWLANKLAPYDVQLEAGQIILGGSFTRPVPARKGDTFHVDYGNMGAISCRFV comes from the coding sequence ATGCTCGATAAACAGACCCATACGCTGATCGCCCAGCGGCTGAACCAGGCGGAAAAACAGCGCGAACAGATCCGCGCTATCTCGCTGGATCACCCGACGATCACCATCGAAGACGCCTACGCCGTACAGCGCGAATGGGTAAAAATGAAAATCGCCGAAGGGCGCGTGCTGAAAGGGCATAAAATCGGTCTGACCTCCAAAGCGATGCAGGCCAGTTCGCAAATCAGCGAACCCGATTACGGCGCGCTGCTGGATGACATGTTTTTCCACGATGGCGGCGATATTCCTACCGACCGCTTTATCGTTCCGCGCATTGAAGTCGAACTGGCCTTCGTGCTGGCCAAACCGCTGCGCGGCCCGAACTGCACCCTGTTCGACGTCTACAACGCGACCGACTACGTGATCCCGGCGCTGGAGCTTATCGACGCCCGCTGCCACAACATCGACCCGGAAACCCAGCGCCCGCGCAAGGTCTTCGACACCATCTCCGATAACGCCGCCAACGCCGGAGTGATCCTCGGCGGTCGGCCCATTAAACCCGACGAACTGGATCTGCGCTGGATCTCCGCCCTGCTCTATCGCAACGGCGTGATTGAAGAAACCGGTGTCGCCGCAGGGGTGCTCAATCACCCGGCCAACGGCGTGGCCTGGCTGGCAAACAAGCTCGCACCATACGACGTCCAGTTGGAAGCCGGACAGATTATTCTCGGCGGCTCCTTTACCCGCCCGGTTCCGGCGCGCAAAGGCGACACCTTCCACGTCGACTACGGCAACATGGGCGCAATTAGCTGTCGCTTTGTTTAA
- the hpaI gene encoding 4-hydroxy-2-oxoheptanedioate aldolase, producing the protein MNNAFKDALKAGRPQIGLWLGLTSSYSAELLAGAGFDWLLIDGEHAPNNVQTVLTQLQAIAPYPSQPVVRPSWNDPVQIKQLLDVGAQTLLVPMVQNADEARLAVKATRYPPAGIRGVGSALARASRWNRIPDYTHQANDGMCVLVQIETREALKNLAQILDVEGVDGVFIGPADLSADMGFGGNPQHPEVQATIEQAIAQIRAAGKAPGILMANEQLAKRYLELGALFVAVGVDTTLLARGAEALAARFGAEKNVQDSPSVY; encoded by the coding sequence ATGAATAACGCCTTTAAAGATGCCTTAAAAGCGGGTCGCCCACAGATTGGCCTGTGGCTGGGACTCACCAGCAGCTATAGCGCCGAGCTGCTGGCCGGAGCCGGATTCGACTGGCTGCTGATTGACGGCGAGCATGCGCCGAATAATGTGCAAACGGTACTGACCCAGCTCCAGGCGATCGCACCCTACCCCAGCCAGCCGGTGGTGCGTCCGTCGTGGAACGACCCGGTGCAGATTAAGCAACTGCTGGACGTTGGCGCACAAACCCTGCTGGTGCCAATGGTGCAGAACGCCGACGAAGCGCGGCTGGCGGTGAAGGCCACCCGTTATCCGCCCGCAGGCATTCGCGGCGTCGGCAGCGCCCTGGCCCGCGCCTCGCGCTGGAACCGCATCCCCGATTATACCCATCAGGCCAACGACGGGATGTGCGTGCTGGTGCAGATTGAAACTCGCGAAGCCCTAAAAAACCTGGCGCAAATTCTCGACGTTGAAGGCGTGGACGGCGTGTTTATCGGCCCGGCGGATCTTAGCGCCGACATGGGCTTTGGCGGCAATCCGCAACACCCGGAAGTACAGGCCACCATCGAACAGGCTATCGCGCAAATTCGCGCGGCGGGCAAAGCACCGGGGATCCTGATGGCCAATGAGCAGTTGGCGAAGCGTTATCTGGAACTTGGCGCGCTGTTTGTCGCCGTCGGCGTCGATACCACCCTACTGGCGCGTGGCGCTGAAGCACTGGCGGCGCGATTTGGGGCGGAAAAAAACGTGCAGGATTCGCCAAGCGTTTATTAA